In Nitrospirota bacterium, the DNA window AGCTTATTGATAAGAAAAGTGGGGAGATTATACGACAGATACCCCCTGAAGAGCTCATTGAGCTTGCTAAAAAGATGAGAAGTGCTGAGGGTGTATTTCTTGATAAGGAGGTGTAGTAATGTCTGTTATAGCTTCAGTAGGCCTGTCTTCAGGAATAAATTATGATCAACTGATTAACAATTTATTAAATATACAAAGACTACCCCTGTACAGATTTCAGAACAAACAGGCCGGATACAACGATAAGATAAGTGTTTATAATGAACTCTCTGCAAAACTTTCAACATTCATGAGTGCGGCCGATACCCTGAAGTCTGAAAGCAGTTTTTATGTCAAGACATCATCTGTCAGTGATTCAAGCGTGTTTGAGGCTACAGTTAGTAACTCTGCGGCTACGGGGAACTATTCCGTAATCATAACTGCACTGGCATCCGGTGAGAAAGAAGTCCACAGTGGTGTGGCATCATCCACAACGGTTGTAAACGACAGCGGTGCAGACCAGTCTTTTCAATATACCTATGCAGGGACGCAGAGTACCCTCACTGTTACGGACGGCACTACACTGGAAGGACTTCGTGACCTCATTAACAATGACACCGGCAACCCCGGCATCACTGCTACGCTCCTTTATGACGGTTCATCCTACCGGCTCGTGTTGACCGGGGATGATACAGGGAGCACAAACACTGTTACAATTGATGCCGGAACAACTATAGACGGTGTTAATACAACAGTAGACCTTACGAGTACAACCTTCACAGAGACCAAGACGGCCAGTGATGCAAGCTTTAGCGTTGACGGTATTTCCATGACCAGAAGCTCAAATACTGTTACCGATGCAATGACCGGTGTTACTCTCACACTCAAGAATGCTGGATCTGCCACACTCTCGGTAACGAATGATACAGATACCATAAGCCAGAATGTTCAATCCTTTGTGGATGCCTATAATGATATTGTCTCTTATGTCTCTGCAAACTCCGCATATAATGCAAATAGCCACGTGGGTAATCCACTCTTTGGAGAGTCAACATCGAGGCTCATTTTAAACAGATTGAGCAGTATTATTACAAACAGGGCGTCAGGGCTTCCGGAAGACCTCAGAGCCCTTTCACAGCTTGGCGTATCCACGAACAGAGACGGTACCCTTTCGCTGGATACCGGTACGCTGGGCAGTAAATTATCAACAGACCTTGGAGGTGTTGAAAACCTATTTACTGATAGCACAAGCGGGATAGCCATCCAGCTCTATAATTACATTGATGATGCAACCGATTCTATTGATGGGGCCATTACAATCAGGATAGATGGTCTTGAGTCGCTTGTGGGAGATATTTCGGATGATATCCTTGATCTTGAGGCTAAATTGAGCAGGACAGAGGAGAGTCTGAGAAGACAATTTTCCGCACTGGAGTCACTCCTCTCCGGATTGACATCCCAGAGCACTTTTTTAACCAATCTGACAAACGTGTGGAACCAATAAAGAAAAAAAAGGAGGTAGAAATGCAACAGGCTTTAGAGTACAGAAGGACAGAGGTTAATACGTCGGATAATGTCAGGATTATATCTCTCCTGTATGATGGTGGCATCAATTTTATCAGGATGGCAAGAAAGAGGCTGGAGGAAGGAGACATTGCGGGGAAGGGACTTTTTATCGGCAAAGCCACTGGAGTTGTGGCAGAGCTGTCAAGTTCATTAAATATGGAGGCGGGTGGTGAGATAGCCGGAAACCTCAGGAGGCTGTACGATTATATTCTCGACAGGCTCCTCTATGCAAATCTGAAGAACGATCCCATAGCATTTGAGGAGGCGGAAAAAGTTCTCGATATTCTCAGAAGTGCATGGAAGGAGATGGAAAACGGAAAAGCAAGTGCTACAGGTACGGTAAATAATGCCGGGATGGAGCTCAGGATATGAGTGAACTAATCCTTCAACTTTGCAAAGAGATTCTCGATCTGGCTGAAACACAAAAAGAGGCTATTCTTGCGGAACAGTTTGATGAATTGATTGAGTTGCAGGAGAAACGCCGGAGAATTATAGAGAAAATTCAAATAATTGACAGTTCTGGATCATCAGGTGGTCATTTTGACGTATCAGGGGGAAAAGATGACCGGGTAAAGGAAGAATTTTCCCGCAGGATGAACGTAACCATCAAGAAAATTCTTTCAATTGATAGAGAAATAGAGACCATTATTCACCAGGATCTTGATTCCCTTGTTGGTAAAATGGAAACCGTTCAGAAGTTAAGGAAGGCCTTTTGCCAGGGTGCTGCCTTTCATCAGGCAGGCAGGCAGCTAAATGTAAATGCCTGATATCCGTTTTTATATAGCCAGCCTCTGATTAAACAAATAACAACTGAACATAATAGTAATCACTAATATGCCCGCTGCCTTCAAATCAATACCGTAAGATTTCTGGCAGGATATTTGCTTCACAGTAGTAAACAAATATTGTCTGAAGGTAACGGAGGTAGAGTGTGGAGCCCCTTTCAGGGAAGATAGAAAAATCAAAGGAAGTAATCTTAGATGTCTCAGAATTTAATCCGGAGAGGGTCGGGGGGGGCTTTTACCGGGGTAAGGATCCCACGCCATTTCCTTTTGCTTTTCCCGAATCATCCCTCGCCCACCAATACTGTATCGGCAAAGGTTTGGAAATAGGCGGGTCTGCTCATAATCCCTTCGGACTGGACACCTTAAATGTTGATATGACTGATTCCATGGATACAGTGTTCAAAAAGGAGGAGATAAATCTTTGTGGCAAGGCGTTGAAGGTCGATATTGTTGCCAGTGGTGACGACATATCTCTTTTAGATGAGAGCCAGGACTTTATCATCAGTTCTCATGTGCTGGAGCATTTCCCTAATCCGATAAAAGCCCTGATCGAGTGGGACAGGCTCATAAAGACTGGCGGGATAATCTTTATGATTGTACCTCATAAGGAAAGGACCTTTGACAAATGTAAAAACCGTACTCCTTTGCAGCATTTGATAGAAGATTATTATAATGATAACGCAAAGCCTCATGGTGATCCGAACGGGCACGACCATTGCTGGGTGACGGAAGATATTGTGGCATTGATCGACTGGATGATTGACAACCTCAATATGAAATGGGAGTTAGTGGAGATTTCCGATGTGGATGATAAGGTGGGGAACGGTTTTACTATTGTAATCAGGAAGAAGGGAAAAAGAGATTACTTTGTTGACCTCAATGAAGGCTTGGGAAGTTTCGATCTTTTGAACAATCCTGAAACCCTCCTTTCATTGAAAGATGCTTGCATATCAAATCTTGAGAGCAAGCTAAGAAAAAAAGATGCCCTTATATCTAATATTGAAATGGTTATAAG includes these proteins:
- a CDS encoding tetratricopeptide repeat protein, producing MEPLSGKIEKSKEVILDVSEFNPERVGGGFYRGKDPTPFPFAFPESSLAHQYCIGKGLEIGGSAHNPFGLDTLNVDMTDSMDTVFKKEEINLCGKALKVDIVASGDDISLLDESQDFIISSHVLEHFPNPIKALIEWDRLIKTGGIIFMIVPHKERTFDKCKNRTPLQHLIEDYYNDNAKPHGDPNGHDHCWVTEDIVALIDWMIDNLNMKWELVEISDVDDKVGNGFTIVIRKKGKRDYFVDLNEGLGSFDLLNNPETLLSLKDACISNLESKLRKKDALISNIEMVIRDYRQELQQLIPIEQKTNIVPPAIESLLEMLEKEDISAELSVKAGEVYFSLGLYDSAISFFNRAMSIDSENPEALNNLGVLNFQIQDYNAAKDFFVKALALDPDNKEAKINLALLSKTVNCAT
- the fliD gene encoding flagellar filament capping protein FliD, whose product is MSVIASVGLSSGINYDQLINNLLNIQRLPLYRFQNKQAGYNDKISVYNELSAKLSTFMSAADTLKSESSFYVKTSSVSDSSVFEATVSNSAATGNYSVIITALASGEKEVHSGVASSTTVVNDSGADQSFQYTYAGTQSTLTVTDGTTLEGLRDLINNDTGNPGITATLLYDGSSYRLVLTGDDTGSTNTVTIDAGTTIDGVNTTVDLTSTTFTETKTASDASFSVDGISMTRSSNTVTDAMTGVTLTLKNAGSATLSVTNDTDTISQNVQSFVDAYNDIVSYVSANSAYNANSHVGNPLFGESTSRLILNRLSSIITNRASGLPEDLRALSQLGVSTNRDGTLSLDTGTLGSKLSTDLGGVENLFTDSTSGIAIQLYNYIDDATDSIDGAITIRIDGLESLVGDISDDILDLEAKLSRTEESLRRQFSALESLLSGLTSQSTFLTNLTNVWNQ
- the fliS gene encoding flagellar export chaperone FliS, with translation MQQALEYRRTEVNTSDNVRIISLLYDGGINFIRMARKRLEEGDIAGKGLFIGKATGVVAELSSSLNMEAGGEIAGNLRRLYDYILDRLLYANLKNDPIAFEEAEKVLDILRSAWKEMENGKASATGTVNNAGMELRI
- a CDS encoding flagellar protein FliT, with protein sequence MSELILQLCKEILDLAETQKEAILAEQFDELIELQEKRRRIIEKIQIIDSSGSSGGHFDVSGGKDDRVKEEFSRRMNVTIKKILSIDREIETIIHQDLDSLVGKMETVQKLRKAFCQGAAFHQAGRQLNVNA